Proteins encoded together in one Hymenobacter monticola window:
- a CDS encoding FG-GAP-like repeat-containing protein encodes MRGKLTCLVSLFATAAQAQAPDVTRAGLAPAANAPAAARNTTVVVPFSQALDPSTAGNIKINATQYRGQRTATSALSNGGSTVTLTPTVPATGVQRADFKPGERVSVTVPGSVRSTANVGAAPHVYQFTTATTGGGGGFVASTTPPYRPIAMMQAATIQLSASVLGDIDGDGDLDLIHSSYVPRPGYQGGLGKYVNDGTGAFTSGIGLAITIPTSGIAYGTVNNPQLGDVDGDGDLDLLVIGSAGVVAVFPNGGDASGSNTGVFTDASARLATLPGTNAGRIVLGDVDGDGDLDLIVPVGNTVAVRLNGGDATGSNAGTFANGSDVALAAAAGSAQLGDVDGDGDLDLIVPVGNTVAVRLNGSDATGSNAGTFAGGSDVALAAAAGSAQLGDVDGDGDLDLVAATSNAVAVFLNGADATGRNSGVFTNGSTVSVSSAPGGVALSDMDGDGDLDLVAANGSAVAVLLNGGDATGSSTGVFVGSSNVTAGNNPTVLLLGDIDGDGDMDMMTTGVGSRAQILQNSPPPAPTAGSLMPASGPVGTSVVITGTNFTAGMTVMFNGTAATFVLNSATQLTAVVPAGATSGPVSITNAGGTGSSASFTVGYPSLTISAPGQTIAAGLYNNLTISSTGVATLGGAVQVLGALAVQSGGQLLTACQPLTGAGSFTLEAGATLGICDAAGISSSGATGAVQVSGARSFSPDALYTYNGTVAQVTGSGLPATVHTLTLDNGTGLTLVAPLTVTSSLALTSGVLSTGSHLLALGGTAILSESASGYVTGTVQTTRDMNAAGTANDFGGLGLTLTPAAGSPLPGSTLVQRTTGTARTGTAGRAGILRWFDIQPAVNTGLDITLTMSYREAELNGINEANLALFKSETGAADSWGLQRNASFDATANTATLAGVRNFSIWTLGNANAPLPVELNSFAAQAEGRAVKLAWATASEKNSAYFGIERSLDGLTFVKVGQVTANGNSTKARTYAYLDAGAPVGQLYYRLRQVDADGSLSYSLVRTVMLGAAEVLALSPNPTRTGTLASGLPAGAAVEVFDALGRPVLHTQADAAGQAPLTLPAGLAPGVYVVRCGAQTRRLVVE; translated from the coding sequence ATGCGTGGCAAGCTAACCTGCCTGGTCAGCTTGTTTGCCACCGCCGCCCAAGCCCAAGCCCCTGACGTTACGCGGGCGGGCCTAGCCCCGGCCGCCAACGCCCCTGCGGCGGCCCGCAACACCACGGTGGTGGTACCCTTTTCGCAGGCCCTCGACCCGTCCACGGCGGGCAACATCAAGATTAACGCCACACAGTACCGGGGGCAGCGCACGGCCACGTCCGCGCTCAGCAACGGTGGCAGCACCGTCACGCTTACGCCCACCGTGCCGGCCACCGGCGTGCAGAGAGCCGACTTCAAGCCGGGCGAAAGGGTGTCCGTCACGGTGCCAGGCTCAGTGCGGAGCACCGCCAACGTGGGGGCTGCCCCGCACGTGTACCAGTTCACGACGGCCACCACCGGTGGGGGGGGCGGGTTTGTAGCCAGTACAACCCCTCCCTATAGACCTATTGCCATGATGCAAGCCGCAACCATCCAATTAAGTGCCTCGGTGCTGGGAGATATTGACGGCGACGGCGACCTAGACCTGATACATAGCAGCTACGTACCAAGGCCAGGCTACCAAGGCGGCCTTGGAAAGTACGTTAACGACGGTACGGGTGCCTTCACCTCGGGCATTGGGCTGGCCATCACGATTCCTACATCTGGTATTGCATACGGTACAGTGAATAACCCGCAGCTGGGCGATGTGGATGGTGACGGTGACCTGGACCTACTGGTGATTGGCAGCGCCGGTGTGGTAGCTGTGTTTCCCAATGGCGGCGATGCCTCCGGCAGTAACACCGGGGTGTTTACTGATGCCAGCGCCCGATTAGCGACGCTGCCCGGAACAAACGCCGGCCGTATCGTACTCGGCGACGTGGACGGCGACGGCGACCTGGACCTGATAGTGCCGGTGGGCAATACGGTAGCCGTGCGCCTGAACGGGGGCGATGCCACTGGCAGCAATGCTGGCACCTTCGCCAACGGTAGCGACGTGGCGCTGGCCGCGGCGGCCGGCAGCGCCCAGCTGGGCGACGTGGACGGCGACGGCGACCTGGACCTGATAGTGCCGGTGGGCAATACGGTAGCCGTGCGCCTGAACGGGAGCGATGCCACTGGCAGCAATGCTGGCACCTTTGCCGGGGGCAGCGACGTGGCGCTGGCCGCGGCGGCCGGCAGCGCCCAGCTGGGCGACGTGGACGGCGACGGCGACCTGGACCTAGTAGCGGCCACCAGCAACGCAGTGGCCGTGTTCCTGAACGGGGCCGATGCCACCGGCCGCAACAGCGGCGTCTTCACCAACGGCAGCACGGTAAGCGTGAGCAGCGCCCCTGGCGGTGTGGCACTGAGCGACATGGACGGCGACGGTGACTTGGACCTGGTGGCCGCCAACGGCAGCGCGGTGGCCGTGCTCTTGAACGGGGGCGATGCCACCGGCAGTAGCACCGGCGTCTTCGTGGGTAGCAGCAACGTGACGGCAGGCAACAATCCTACTGTGCTATTGCTGGGTGATATTGATGGAGACGGCGACATGGATATGATGACGACTGGTGTCGGCAGCCGTGCCCAGATTTTACAAAACTCCCCGCCACCGGCCCCCACCGCCGGCAGCCTTATGCCCGCCAGCGGGCCAGTTGGCACGAGCGTGGTTATTACGGGCACGAACTTCACGGCGGGCATGACCGTGATGTTTAACGGCACAGCGGCCACCTTCGTGCTCAACTCCGCTACTCAACTCACGGCCGTTGTGCCGGCCGGGGCTACCAGCGGCCCGGTTAGCATCACCAACGCCGGGGGCACGGGCAGTAGCGCCAGCTTCACGGTGGGCTACCCCAGCCTCACCATCAGCGCACCGGGCCAAACTATTGCGGCCGGTTTGTATAATAATTTGACAATCAGCAGCACCGGTGTGGCCACGCTGGGCGGGGCTGTGCAGGTGTTGGGTGCCCTCGCGGTGCAGAGCGGCGGGCAACTGCTTACCGCCTGCCAGCCGCTGACTGGGGCGGGCAGCTTCACACTCGAGGCCGGAGCCACGCTGGGCATCTGCGACGCGGCCGGTATCAGCAGCAGTGGGGCCACCGGGGCCGTGCAGGTTTCGGGCGCCCGCTCGTTCAGCCCCGATGCCCTCTACACCTACAACGGCACGGTGGCCCAGGTTACGGGTAGCGGCTTGCCCGCCACCGTGCACACCCTGACGCTCGACAATGGCACCGGCCTCACGCTGGTCGCTCCACTCACCGTTACCAGCAGCCTGGCCCTTACCAGCGGCGTGCTGAGCACCGGCAGCCACTTGCTCGCGCTGGGGGGTACGGCCATCCTCAGCGAAAGTGCGAGCGGCTACGTGACGGGCACGGTGCAAACCACCCGCGACATGAACGCGGCCGGCACGGCCAACGACTTCGGCGGGTTGGGCCTGACGCTGACGCCCGCCGCTGGCAGCCCCTTGCCCGGTAGCACTCTGGTGCAGCGCACCACGGGCACGGCCCGCACGGGCACGGCCGGCCGCGCGGGCATCCTGCGCTGGTTCGACATTCAGCCAGCCGTGAACACGGGCCTTGACATTACGCTGACCATGAGCTACCGCGAGGCCGAACTCAACGGCATCAATGAGGCCAACCTGGCCTTGTTCAAGAGCGAAACCGGCGCAGCCGACTCCTGGGGCCTCCAGCGTAACGCGAGCTTCGACGCCACGGCCAACACCGCCACGCTGGCCGGCGTGCGCAACTTTAGCATCTGGACCCTGGGCAACGCCAACGCCCCGTTGCCGGTAGAGCTGAACAGCTTCGCGGCCCAGGCCGAAGGCCGTGCTGTGAAGCTGGCCTGGGCCACGGCCTCGGAAAAGAACAGCGCCTATTTCGGCATTGAGCGCAGCCTAGACGGCTTAACTTTCGTCAAAGTAGGGCAGGTGACGGCCAACGGCAACAGCACCAAAGCTCGCACTTACGCCTACCTCGATGCCGGCGCCCCGGTCGGCCAGCTCTACTACCGCCTGCGGCAGGTCGATGCCGACGGCAGCCTGAGCTACTCGCTTGTGCGCACGGTGATGCTGGGCGCCGCCGAAGTCTTGGCCCTCTCGCCCAACCCGACCCGCACCGGCACGCTGGCCAGCGGCCTGCCGGCCGGGGCCGCGGTGGAAGTGTTCGACGCGCTGGGCCGGCCGGTGCTGCACACCCAGGCTGACGCCGCCGGGCAGGCCCCGCTCACCTTACCGGCCGGGCTGGCCCCGGGCGTGTATGTGGTGCGCTGCGGCGCCCAAACCCGCCGCCTGGTGGTGGAGTAG
- a CDS encoding sensor histidine kinase: protein MNVGVALAGAYANAGLALRRRGSYAGAVRAYAQGLRYYQQLDNYAGLIWLNELLGEAYEEQGNDERAELYYTAARGTTRALQATEPTMAAVSLAETLGYTHALLLRQRRAPELLGLLAGGIANAQRARQRDTAYWRLAGIEASLRLRVAEVSLRTGQPAVAEAALRRAAVGLAEVARRAPTPALRRHFLYYQWRAEELVLRHWLARATSRPSNPAWVPQALACTDSLDAPAARAAQRLKLADYLLRAGEPASATALLPDMEASYRAARNRVKLREVLQLKADALAALGRWQPAYHAREQLELLTDSLRATQQYAALADMETRYQTERKEVQIDQLRTISAQQQRQKQLAWTAAALLALLLGGTAYALLEMRRLARRLRAARATQDRLYSVIGHDLRSPLAALGGLATLLDYYRRAGINNPAVLDEVTTEVRQTTSQLTSLVDNLLHWAASQSGELAYQPEALDASRLLRELASLYAAEARAQQVTVTVTVAPDLPPLWADHNMVRAQLRNLLGNALKVAPAGSVITLAAQLAGGCLELRVTDAGPGLSAAQLAALQTNDTPTGLALRLPGQRGTGLGLPLVRQLAQRQRGRFCLESTPGHGTTACLLLPVR from the coding sequence GTGAATGTGGGGGTGGCCCTGGCCGGTGCCTACGCCAATGCCGGGCTGGCCCTGCGCCGCCGCGGCAGCTACGCCGGGGCCGTGCGTGCCTACGCCCAGGGCCTGCGCTACTACCAGCAGCTCGACAACTACGCCGGCCTGATTTGGCTCAACGAGCTGCTGGGCGAAGCCTACGAAGAACAAGGCAACGACGAGCGCGCCGAACTTTACTACACCGCTGCCCGTGGCACTACGCGTGCCCTGCAAGCCACCGAGCCTACCATGGCCGCCGTCTCCCTGGCCGAAACCCTCGGCTACACCCACGCCCTGCTGCTGCGGCAGCGCCGGGCCCCCGAGCTGCTGGGCTTGTTGGCCGGCGGCATTGCCAACGCGCAACGCGCCCGGCAGCGCGACACAGCCTACTGGCGCCTGGCCGGCATTGAGGCCAGCCTGCGCCTGCGCGTGGCCGAAGTGAGCCTGCGCACCGGCCAGCCCGCCGTGGCCGAGGCGGCCCTGCGCCGCGCCGCCGTGGGGCTGGCCGAAGTAGCCCGCCGGGCGCCCACTCCAGCTTTGCGCCGGCATTTTTTGTATTACCAATGGCGAGCCGAAGAACTGGTGCTGCGCCACTGGCTGGCCCGCGCCACTTCCCGCCCGTCCAACCCCGCCTGGGTGCCGCAAGCCCTGGCCTGCACCGACTCGCTCGACGCGCCGGCCGCCCGCGCCGCGCAACGCCTCAAGCTGGCCGACTATCTTTTGCGAGCCGGCGAGCCGGCTTCGGCCACCGCCCTACTGCCCGATATGGAAGCCAGCTACCGTGCCGCCCGCAACCGGGTGAAGCTGCGCGAGGTGTTGCAGCTCAAAGCTGACGCGCTGGCTGCCCTGGGCCGCTGGCAGCCGGCCTACCACGCCCGCGAGCAGCTCGAGCTTCTTACCGACTCGCTGCGGGCCACGCAGCAATACGCGGCCCTGGCCGACATGGAAACGCGCTACCAGACCGAAAGGAAGGAGGTGCAAATCGACCAGTTGCGGACCATAAGTGCCCAGCAACAGCGCCAAAAGCAGTTGGCCTGGACGGCGGCGGCTTTGCTGGCCTTGCTGCTGGGGGGCACGGCCTATGCCTTGCTGGAAATGCGTCGGCTGGCCCGTCGCCTGCGCGCCGCTCGTGCCACCCAGGACCGGCTATATTCCGTCATCGGCCACGACCTGCGCAGCCCACTGGCCGCTTTGGGCGGGCTGGCCACACTGCTTGATTACTACCGCCGGGCCGGTATAAACAACCCCGCCGTCCTCGACGAGGTGACCACCGAAGTGCGCCAGACCACCAGCCAGCTCACGTCTCTCGTCGACAACCTGTTGCACTGGGCCGCCAGCCAGAGCGGCGAGCTGGCCTACCAGCCCGAGGCCTTGGACGCCTCCCGCCTGCTCCGCGAGCTGGCTTCCCTATACGCTGCGGAGGCCCGTGCCCAGCAAGTAACGGTGACCGTGACCGTGGCCCCCGACCTGCCGCCCCTTTGGGCCGACCATAACATGGTGCGCGCCCAACTGCGCAACCTGTTGGGCAATGCCCTGAAGGTGGCCCCGGCCGGCTCGGTCATTACGCTGGCCGCCCAGTTGGCCGGTGGCTGTTTGGAGTTGCGTGTGACTGACGCCGGGCCAGGCCTAAGCGCAGCCCAACTCGCGGCCCTGCAAACCAACGACACGCCCACCGGATTGGCCCTGCGCTTGCCCGGACAGCGCGGCACCGGGCTGGGCCTGCCCCTGGTGCGCCAGTTGGCGCAGCGCCAGCGCGGCCGCTTCTGTCTCGAGAGCACGCCGGGGCATGGCACCACGGCCTGCCTGCTGCTGCCGGTTCGGTAG
- a CDS encoding LytR/AlgR family response regulator transcription factor, with amino-acid sequence MQASTPVRLLLAENQPLAARLLSVLVRGLGYEAVGPVATADEAADLFRESLPPVDMALLDIGLDGDRDGIALAHELRAVRPLPIIFLTSMADEATFGRAKLARPAAFLLKPYDAAALQHALELALLNHAAGQAAPLPAALAGGTDGPDEPLNLPWSPEVLLSDCIFLRDRGRLVKVCLAEIQYVETGDGYCTLVTAAGRYLSRQPLRELALELPAQQFVQIQRGYLVNVACIESFNEGQTMVTVAGAELPLSRSYRDALLHRLRLVG; translated from the coding sequence ATGCAAGCTTCTACTCCTGTTCGGCTTCTGCTGGCCGAAAACCAGCCCCTTGCCGCCCGCTTGCTGTCGGTATTGGTGCGCGGGCTGGGCTACGAGGCAGTCGGCCCCGTGGCTACGGCCGATGAAGCGGCCGACTTGTTTCGCGAAAGCCTTCCGCCGGTCGACATGGCCTTGCTCGATATCGGCCTCGACGGTGACCGTGACGGCATTGCGCTGGCGCACGAGCTGCGCGCCGTGCGGCCGTTGCCCATCATCTTTCTTACCTCCATGGCCGATGAGGCCACTTTTGGGCGTGCCAAGCTGGCGCGCCCGGCTGCCTTCCTGCTCAAGCCTTACGATGCGGCTGCCCTGCAGCACGCCCTGGAGCTGGCCCTGCTCAACCATGCGGCCGGACAGGCCGCCCCGCTGCCTGCTGCCCTGGCGGGGGGCACCGACGGCCCCGACGAGCCCTTGAACCTGCCCTGGAGCCCGGAAGTGCTGCTGAGCGACTGCATTTTCCTGCGCGACCGGGGCCGGCTGGTGAAGGTGTGCCTGGCCGAAATCCAGTATGTGGAAACCGGCGACGGCTACTGCACCCTGGTCACGGCCGCTGGCCGCTACCTGAGCCGGCAGCCGCTGCGCGAATTGGCCCTGGAGCTGCCGGCCCAACAATTTGTGCAAATTCAGCGCGGCTACTTGGTGAACGTGGCCTGCATCGAAAGTTTCAACGAGGGCCAAACCATGGTGACGGTGGCCGGGGCCGAGCTGCCGCTGAGCCGCAGCTACCGCGATGCCCTGCTGCACCGCTTGCGGCTAGTAGGGTAG
- a CDS encoding MerR family transcriptional regulator, whose product MPYKERNIEKQYFTIGEVAAQFKVAESLVRFWETEFEELRPRRSKKGNRLYTPQDIEVFRTIYHLVKERGYTIPGARDMLKQKGPQLKEKIDVVQSLEKVRAFLVSLKKEVDAAGKAEAAE is encoded by the coding sequence ATGCCCTACAAAGAGCGCAACATCGAAAAACAATACTTCACCATTGGCGAAGTGGCCGCCCAGTTCAAGGTGGCCGAGTCGCTGGTGCGCTTCTGGGAAACCGAGTTTGAGGAGCTGCGCCCGCGCCGCAGCAAGAAGGGCAACCGCCTCTATACCCCGCAGGACATCGAGGTGTTCCGCACCATCTACCACCTGGTGAAGGAGCGCGGCTACACCATCCCCGGCGCCCGCGACATGCTCAAGCAAAAAGGCCCGCAGCTGAAGGAAAAGATTGACGTGGTGCAGAGCCTTGAGAAGGTGCGCGCGTTTCTGGTGAGTTTGAAGAAAGAGGTGGACGCGGCGGGCAAGGCCGAAGCCGCCGAATAA
- the dprA gene encoding DNA-processing protein DprA has product MTNSTDDTLFHELALTLLPGIGPQLTRQLMSYGGSAKNVLIMPPGKLRRIPGVGEATVKMLTGPEREAAFRKAEADLKKAEKEGVEILFYTSKRFPSRLKLIPDAPVILYYKGTADLNAPKVVALVGTRKNTDYGREQTERIVQGLVPHRPLVVSGLAYGIDIIAHRAALQEGLETVGVMATGLDRIYPPTHRKTADKMLEQGGLLTEFPFGTPPDRYNFPARNRIIAGLSDGTVVVEAASKGGALITAELALSYDRDVLAVPGNLGSEASAGCNALIKSNKAAMYTEPLDLEQLLNWDAALHQSGKFKAAPSYSAADFTAEEFAIITVLAAAPGRELQMDDIAWQAQIAIYAVASLLLGLEFRGVVRAMPGKKFALV; this is encoded by the coding sequence ATGACTAATTCTACCGACGACACCCTTTTCCACGAGCTCGCCCTCACCCTGCTGCCCGGCATCGGCCCGCAGCTCACGCGGCAACTGATGAGCTACGGCGGCTCGGCCAAAAACGTGCTCATAATGCCGCCCGGCAAGCTGCGCCGCATTCCGGGCGTGGGCGAGGCCACCGTGAAAATGCTGACGGGCCCCGAGCGGGAAGCGGCCTTCCGCAAAGCCGAAGCGGATTTAAAGAAAGCAGAAAAGGAAGGTGTCGAAATCCTATTCTACACCAGCAAGCGTTTCCCCAGCCGCCTCAAGCTGATTCCGGATGCGCCCGTCATTCTTTACTATAAAGGCACGGCCGACCTGAATGCGCCGAAAGTTGTGGCACTGGTGGGCACGCGCAAAAACACCGACTACGGCCGCGAGCAAACCGAGCGCATCGTGCAGGGTCTGGTGCCGCACCGGCCGCTGGTAGTGAGCGGCCTGGCTTATGGCATCGACATCATCGCGCACCGCGCCGCCCTGCAGGAAGGCCTCGAAACCGTGGGCGTGATGGCCACGGGCCTGGACCGCATCTACCCGCCGACACATCGCAAAACGGCGGACAAAATGCTCGAACAGGGCGGCCTGCTCACTGAATTTCCCTTCGGCACGCCGCCCGACCGCTACAACTTCCCGGCCCGCAACCGCATCATCGCCGGCCTTTCGGATGGCACCGTGGTGGTGGAAGCTGCCAGCAAAGGCGGGGCTCTCATCACCGCGGAGCTGGCCCTGAGCTACGACCGCGACGTGCTGGCCGTGCCCGGCAACCTGGGTTCTGAGGCTTCGGCCGGCTGCAATGCGCTTATCAAGAGCAACAAGGCGGCCATGTATACCGAGCCGCTGGACCTGGAGCAGCTGCTGAACTGGGACGCGGCCCTGCACCAGTCGGGCAAGTTCAAGGCCGCCCCCTCCTACTCGGCGGCCGATTTTACGGCCGAGGAATTTGCCATCATCACGGTGCTGGCTGCCGCGCCCGGGCGCGAGCTGCAGATGGACGACATTGCCTGGCAGGCGCAGATTGCCATTTATGCCGTGGCCTCGCTGCTGCTGGGGCTGGAGTTTAGGGGCGTGGTGCGGGCAATGCCGGGGAAGAAGTTTGCGTTGGTGTAG
- a CDS encoding aminotransferase class IV, whose product MLLLNNDLLLAAALPLPNRGLAFGDGFFETLVFSNGHLRLAADHHARMRQAADALYLKLPQALATPEDLVNTLTRLVDANDLLAARLRLQLWRTGGGRYTPTTDAAEWLATAEAFVPDDTPIAKADFALETHSIHSPMSFCKGPQAWLYVRAAHERQRRGLDEIILCDAAGYVAEAGAAAIFWLKDDVLFTPSLASGCVAGVRRAQVLRAARAAGLECREGLYARESLLGAEAAFTANVASVRVLHTVGHTVFNQPKVAFLEGPW is encoded by the coding sequence ATGCTTTTGCTGAATAACGACTTGCTTCTCGCCGCCGCCCTGCCCCTGCCCAACCGCGGCCTGGCCTTTGGCGACGGCTTCTTTGAAACCTTGGTTTTCAGCAACGGCCACCTGCGCCTCGCGGCCGACCACCACGCCCGCATGCGGCAAGCCGCCGACGCCCTCTACCTCAAGCTGCCGCAAGCTTTAGCCACGCCCGAAGACCTGGTAAATACCCTGACCCGCCTGGTTGACGCCAATGATTTGCTGGCCGCCCGCCTGCGCTTGCAGCTTTGGCGCACCGGGGGTGGCCGTTACACCCCCACCACCGACGCTGCCGAATGGCTGGCCACCGCCGAAGCTTTCGTGCCCGATGATACGCCCATCGCCAAAGCCGATTTTGCGCTGGAAACCCATTCTATTCATTCCCCGATGAGCTTTTGCAAAGGCCCGCAGGCGTGGCTCTACGTGCGGGCGGCGCACGAGCGGCAGCGGCGCGGGCTTGATGAAATCATTCTCTGCGATGCCGCTGGGTACGTGGCAGAGGCCGGCGCGGCGGCCATTTTCTGGCTGAAAGATGACGTGCTGTTTACGCCTTCGCTGGCCAGCGGCTGCGTGGCCGGTGTGCGCCGGGCGCAGGTGCTGCGGGCGGCGCGGGCAGCCGGCCTGGAGTGCCGAGAGGGATTATACGCCCGAGAGAGCCTGCTTGGCGCGGAAGCCGCCTTCACCGCCAACGTGGCTTCGGTGCGCGTCCTGCACACCGTAGGGCATACAGTCTTTAATCAGCCCAAAGTTGCTTTTTTAGAAGGCCCTTGGTAG